A window of the Equus asinus isolate D_3611 breed Donkey chromosome 20, EquAss-T2T_v2, whole genome shotgun sequence genome harbors these coding sequences:
- the LOC106843948 gene encoding olfactory receptor 5P3-like yields the protein MGTGNCTMVAEFILLGLTEDTTVCAILFIVFLGVYVATLMGNVSIITLIRSSPQLHPPMYLFLCHLALVDMGYSSSVTPVMLMSLLREGTSLPVVGCVAQLCSVVTFGTAECFLLAAMAYDRYVAICLPLLYSTHMSPRICILLVGISYLGGCVNAWTFTSCLLSLSFCGPNKVNHFFCDYSPLLKLSCSRDFTSEIIPAISSGSIIVVTVFIIALSYVSILFSILKMHSPEGRHKAFSTCTSHLTVVTLFYGTITFIYVMPKSSYSTEQNKVVSVFYTVMIPMLNPLIYSLRNKEVKKAMGKLMTGRHRWS from the coding sequence ATGGGGACTGGAAACTGCACAATGGTGGCAGAGTTCATTCTTTTAGGGTTAACGGAGGATACTACAGTTtgtgccattttatttattgtgtttctGGGAGTCTATGTGGCCACTTTAATGGGCAATGTCAGCATAATCACGTTAATCAGAAGCAGCCCTCAGCTTCATCCCCCAATGTACCTTTTCCTCTGCCATCTGGCCCTTGTAGACATGGGGTACTCCTCATCAGTCACACCTGTCATGCTCATGAGCTTGCTCAGGGAAGGCACCTCTCTGCCCGTTGTTGGTTGTGTAGCTCAACTGTGTTCTGTAGTCACATTTGGGACAGCTGAGTGCTTCTTGCTGGCTGCCATGGCctatgatcgctatgtggccatctgcttGCCACTGCTCTACTCCACCCACATGTCCCCCAGAATCTGCATCCTCTTAGTGGGGATATCCTACCTGGGTGGATGTGTGAATGCTTGGACATTTACTAGCTGTTTATTAAGTCTGTCCTTCTGTGGACCAAATAAAGtcaatcactttttctgtgactATTCACCACTTTTGAAACTTTCCTGTTCTCGTGATTTTACTTCTGAAATAATTCCAGCCATATCTTCTGGATCCATCATTGTGGTCACTGTGTTTATCATTGCTCTCTCTTATGTCTCCATACTTTTCTCAATCCTGAAGATGCACTCTCCCGAGGGGAGGcacaaagccttctccacctgtacCTCCCACCTCACAGTGGTCACTCTGTTCTATGGGACCATTACATTCATTTATGTAATGCCTAAGTCCAGCTACTCAACTGAACAAAACAAAGTGGTGTCTGTGTTCTACACAGTCATGATCCCCATGTTGAACCCTCTCATCTATAGTCTGAGGAATAAGGAGGTTAAAAAGGCCATGGGAAAACTGATGACTGGAAGACATCGGTGGTCCTGA